The Gasterosteus aculeatus chromosome 17, fGasAcu3.hap1.1, whole genome shotgun sequence genome includes a window with the following:
- the LOC120834780 gene encoding uncharacterized protein LOC120834780 — MGVIISHIFSRFISKTPVRILMVGLDAAGKTTLLYRLKLAEVVTTIPTIGFNVETVEYKNISFTVWDVGGQTIIRPLWRHYFTNTQGLIFVVDSSDPERIKEAADELHRMLEEDELRGVALLVFANKQDLPRAMSVSDITEALRLSGVSQPWSVQASCAVSGAGLVEGLDWLSDRILTP, encoded by the exons ATGGGCGTCATCATCTCACACATCTTCTCCCGGTTCATCTCAAAGACACCGGTCAGGATTTTAATGG TGGGTCTGGATGCAGCAGGTAAAACCACTCTGCTGTACAGACTGAAGCTCGCTGAGGTCGTCACCACCATCCCGACAATCG gttttaATGTGGAGACAGTGGAGTACAAGAACATCAGTTTCACAGTTTGGGATGTTGGAGGTCAGACCATCATCAGACCTCTGTGGAGACACTACTTCACTAACACGCAg GGTCTGATATTCGTGGTCGACAGCAGCGACCCCGAGCGGATCAAAGAAGCCGCTGACGAGCTTCACAGGATG ctggaggaggacgagctgaGGGGCGTGGCCTTACTGGTGTTCGCCAACAAACAGGATTTGCCCAGAGCCATGTCCGTGAGTGACATCACGGAGGCTCTGCGCCTATCGGGAGTCTCGCAGCCG TGGTCGGTCCAGGCGTCCTGTGCCGTGAGCGGGGCGGGTCTGGTCGAGGGTCTGGACTGGCTCTCGGACCGGATCCTCACACCGTGA
- the LOC120834782 gene encoding uncharacterized protein LOC120834782 gives MDTKDTTNNGMDTKDTDNNGMDTKDTDNNGMDTKDTANNGMDTKDTDNNGMDTKDTANNGMDTKDTDNNGMDTKDTTNNGMDTKDTDNNGMDTKDTDNNGMDTKDTANNGMDTKDTDNNGMDTKDTANNGMDTKDTDNNGMDTKDTDNNHRITWTQPERKDVDFVQ, from the exons ATGGACACCAAAGACACGACCAACAACGGCATGGACACcaaagacacagacaacaaCGGCATGGACACCAAAGACACGGACAACAACGGCATGGACACCAAAGACACGGCCAACAACGGCATGGACACCAAAGACACGGACAACAACGGCATGGACACCAAAGACACGGCCAACAACGGCATGGACACCAAAGACACGGACAACAACGGCATGGACACCAAAGACACGACCAACAACGGCATGGACACCAAAGACACGGACAACAACGGCATGGACACCAAAGACACGGACAACAACGGCATGGACACCAAAGACACGGCCAACAACGGCATGGACACCAAAGACACGGACAACAACGGCATGGACACCAAAGACACGGCCAACAACGGCATGGACACCAAAGACACGGACAACAACGGCATGGACACCAAAGACACGGACAACAACCACAG AATCACCTGGACTCAACCTGAACGGAAAGATGTTGACTTTGTCCAATGA
- the dennd6a gene encoding protein DENND6A translates to MALRGPEELGEQVEEPEDLDDQDASSISPAEEITLPPGTGGEDEPEEALLLPWDRFSTWLHCICVVGFDLELGQAVEVIYPHHSKLSEKEKTSICYLSFPDSNSGCLGDTQFCFRFRQGSNRKSSLGCFLETTDRDAPPCLKREQGHYYGYVYFRQVRDKSLKRGYFQKSLVLISKRPYVTFFHSLLKIMAPEYFEKQEPCLEAACNDIDRWPAPHPGRILTLPIMGVVIKIRIPTCYDKPGTSQLVQSAQSDSQVSIVLPTIHEVDLFRCFYPVFFHIQMLWELVLLGEALVVMAPSPAESSDTVLALVSCISPLRYCSDFRPYFTIHDSEFKEYTTRTQAPPSVILGVTNPFFAKTLQHWPHIIRIGDMKQAGEMAKQMKVKKLKNLKTLDSKPGVYTAYKAYLNKDEEILKQLQKGVQQKRPSAAQNAILRRYFLELTQSFMIPLERYVASLMPLQKSISPWKSPPQLRPFLQQDFMKTLEKAGPQLTSRLKGDWIGLYRHFLKSANFDGWFRNRRREMTQKLEALHLEALCEEDLQERVRQHSEVETVDLVLKLKDKLAQAEREQLPVRPGTVVKLRAHIEAVILALPEDLQGILHKPSTP, encoded by the exons ATGGCTCTACGAGGCCCGGAGGAGCTCGGGGAGCAGGTCGAAGAGCCGGAGGATCTGGACGACCAGGACGCCAGCAGCATCTCCCCGGCCGAGGAGATAACCCTCCCCCCCGGGACCGGCGGCGAGGACGAGCCGGAGGAGGCGCTCCTGCTGCCCTGGGACCGCTTCTCCACCTGGCTGCATTGCATCTGCGTGGTCGGCTTCGACCTGGAGCTGGGGCAGGCGGTGGAG GTCATTTATCCTCATCATTCCAAACTGTCCGAAAAAGAG AAAACGAGCATCTGCTATCTTTCCTTCCCCGACTCCAACTCGG GTTGCCTTGGCGACACCCAGTTCTGCTTCCGCTTTCGTCAAGGCTCAAACAGGAAGTCGTCACTCGGCTGCTTCCTGGAAACCACCGACCGGGACGCACCGCCGTGTCTGAAG agggaacaGGGCCATTACTATGGTTACGTGTACTTCCGTCAGGTGAGGGACAAATCCCTGAAGAGAGGATACTTCCAGAAG tctCTGGTCCTCATCAGTAAGCGGCCCTACGTGACCTTCTTCCACTCGCTGCTGAAGATCATGGCTCCAGAATACTTCGAGAAGCAGGAACCCTGTCTGGAGGCCG cttgtAATGACATAGACCGTTGGCCGGCACCCCACCCTGGACGGATTCTCACGCTCCCCATTATGGGCGTGGTCATCAag ATCCGCATCCCGACCTGCTACGACAAACCAGGAACCTCCCAGCTGGTCCAGTCGGCGCAG AGTGACAGTCAGGTGTCCATCGTGCTCCCGACCATCCACGAAGTGGACCTCTTCAG gtgTTTCTACCCCGTCTTCTTCCACATCCAGATGCTGTGGGAGCTGGTGTTGCTGGGGGAGGCGCTGGTCGTCATGGCGCCCTCGCCAGCAGAGTCGTCGGATACTGTGCTGGCGTTGGTCAG CTGTATCTCCCCCCTGCGATACTGCAGTGACTTCCGGCCGTACTTCACCATCCACGACAGCGAGTTCAAGGAGTACACCACCAGGACTCAGGCTCC GCCGTCGGTCATTCTGGGAGTGACCAATCCGTTCTTTGCTAAAACGCTGCAGCACTGGCCGCACATCATCCGCATCGGAGACATGAAGCAAGCAG GAGAAATGGCCAAGCAGATGAAAGTCAAGAAACTGAAAAACCTCAAAACTCTGGACTCTAAACCCG gtgtgtACACGGCCTACAAGGCGTATCTCAACAAAGACGAAGAAATCCTCAAACAGCTTCAAAAG GGCGTCCAACAGAAGAGACCCTCAGCAGCCCAGAATGCAATTCTTCGACGCTACTTTCTAGAACTGACGCAGAGCTTCATGATTCCGCTG gagcGCTACGTGGCCAGTCTGATGCCTCTGCAGAAGTCCATCAGTCCCTGGAAGAGTCCTCCCCAGCTGCGACCGTTCCTCCAGCAGGACTTCATGAAGACGCTGGAGAAGGCCGGACCTCAGCTCACGTCCAGGCTGAAGGGGGACTGGATCGGACTGTACAG GCATTTCCTCAAGTCCGCCAACTTTGACGGCTGGTTCCgcaacaggaggagggagatgacccAGAAGCTGGAGGCTCTGCACCTGGAGGCGCtgtgtgaggag GACCTGCAGGAGCGAGTCCGGCAGCACTCGGAGGTGGAGACGGTCGACCTGGTTCTGAAGCTGAAAGATAAACTG GCCCAGGCGGAGAGGGAGCAGCTGCCGGTGCGTCCGGGGACTGTGGTCAAACTGAGGGCCCACATCGAGGCCGTGATCCTGGCCTTACCGGAGGACCTGCAGGGCATCCTCCACAAGCCCTCCACTCCCTGA